The sequence AGCGCGGCGACGGCCATGATCGCCGTATTCAGGGCGGTGCCGAGCCAGCCGGACGCCGCCATGCCGGCGCGGTCGCCGCGGCCGACGGCGATAGCGACATGGACCGCCGTCGCGGTGGCAAGCCCGGTCGAAACCATGAACAGGAGTGCGGTCAGGTTGAGCGCGATCTGATAGCTGGCGAGCTGGGTGGCGCCGATGAGGCCGGCAAAGCCGGCAAGCGTGGTGAAGGCGGAGCTTTCCAAACCCTGGCCGAGGCCGATCGGCGCGCCCAGGCGCAACAGCCGCCACGCGGTCAGCACCGGCTCGCGGATCCGCGCATAGATGCCGTAAGCCTCCGCGCCCGACATCTCCAATAGATAAGCGACGATGACGATGCACATGAGCCAGCGCACGATCGCGGTTGCGAGATTGGCGCCGGCGGCGCCGAGCTCGGGCAGGCCGAACGGGCCGAAGATCAAGAGCCAGTTGAGCAAGAGCTTCACGCCGTTGGCGGCGAGCACGATGATGAGCCCGGCCCGGGGCCTGCCGATGCTCTCCAGCGTGAGCGCGGTTGCGATGTACATGAGCAGTCCGGGAACGCCGGGCGCCACCATCTCCAGGGCATAGCCGCCGCCCTCGACGATATCGGCGGATTGAGCCGCCAAGCGGAGCAGCGCCTTGCCCTGCCAGAGCAAGGCGGCACCGGCGAGCCCCAGGACGACGGCGATCACCATGGCAACGCGCCAGATCTGGCCGACGCGCTCCAGCTCGCGGGCGCCGCGGGCTTGCGCGCACAGCACCTGCGTGCCGGCGAGCAGGCCCAAGCTGACGGTGAGCAAGGTCACCTGCGGGGCGGCGCTGATGGCGAAATAGGCGAGCTCGTTGGCCCCCGCGTGGCCCAGCATGAGCGTGTCCATGGTCGCCATGGTGAGGATGCCGACCCGGGCGCCGATGACTGGCAAAGCCAGGCGGATGATCGCGCGCATCCGGTCTTCGTGCCGGCTGGGATAGAGCGGATGGCTCACAGCGCCTCTTTTCAGGAGACGGCGCCGATCGGGAGCCGGCGCCGTTCGGGTGCTGAAGGTCAGCCGGACGGCTCGGCTACCTTGACGATCGCCTTGCCGAGATTGGCGCCGCCCAGCATCTCGATGAAGGCCTTCGGCGTGTTCTCCAGGCCCTCTGTCACGTGCTCGGTGTATTTGAGCTTGCCGTCCTTGATCCAGGCGGCGAGCCTTCTCAGCGCCTCGGGATAGCGGTCGCGCCAATCCCAGACGAGGAACCCTTCCATCCGCGCCCGGTTGATCAGCATGAAGCGCAGATTGCGGGGCCCGAGCTCCGGCTTGGCGAGATTGTACTGGGAGATCTGCCCGCAGATGACGATGCGCGCCTTGAAGGCGAGATTTTGGAACACCGCGTCCGTCACCGTCCCGCCGACATTGTCGAAATACACATCGACACCATTCGGGCAAGCGCGCCCGAGGTCGGCGGCAAGCTCGGTCGCGGTCTTGTAGTTGAGCGTGGCATCAAAGCCGAGCCCGTTCTTGAGGAACGCCAGCTTCGCATCGCTGCCGGCAATGCCGACGACCCGGCAGCCGCCGATCCGGGCGATCTGTCCCACGATCTGGCCGACGGCGCCGGCGGCCCCGGAGACGACGACGGTGTCGCCGGGAACCGGCTTGCAGACCTC is a genomic window of Pseudomonadota bacterium containing:
- a CDS encoding MATE family efflux transporter, whose translation is MSHPLYPSRHEDRMRAIIRLALPVIGARVGILTMATMDTLMLGHAGANELAYFAISAAPQVTLLTVSLGLLAGTQVLCAQARGARELERVGQIWRVAMVIAVVLGLAGAALLWQGKALLRLAAQSADIVEGGGYALEMVAPGVPGLLMYIATALTLESIGRPRAGLIIVLAANGVKLLLNWLLIFGPFGLPELGAAGANLATAIVRWLMCIVIVAYLLEMSGAEAYGIYARIREPVLTAWRLLRLGAPIGLGQGLESSAFTTLAGFAGLIGATQLASYQIALNLTALLFMVSTGLATATAVHVAIAVGRGDRAGMAASGWLGTALNTAIMAVAALALAAGGGALAALYTSDPGLAAATIPVIAVVAWMVVPDGVQGVLMGALRGAGDVLMPTLLHLFSFWALTVPLAWHLAFTRGLGVEGLLWALVVGLSVAGAVLALRLLQIGRRAPSRH
- a CDS encoding NADP-dependent oxidoreductase → MSNQTNRRILLASRPAGAPEPGNFRMVEEKVPDPGPGAVLVKVLWLSVDPYMRGRMSAAKSYAKPVEIGEVMTGGVVGEVVLSNHRAFKPGDVVEGSLGWQDYALAEPQQLRKIDPKLAPISTALGVLGMPGMTAYFALLEVCKPVPGDTVVVSGAAGAVGQIVGQIARIGGCRVVGIAGSDAKLAFLKNGLGFDATLNYKTATELAADLGRACPNGVDVYFDNVGGTVTDAVFQNLAFKARIVICGQISQYNLAKPELGPRNLRFMLINRARMEGFLVWDWRDRYPEALRRLAAWIKDGKLKYTEHVTEGLENTPKAFIEMLGGANLGKAIVKVAEPSG